A single region of the Drosophila takahashii strain IR98-3 E-12201 chromosome 2R, DtakHiC1v2, whole genome shotgun sequence genome encodes:
- the Opa1 gene encoding dynamin-like GTPase OPA1, mitochondrial isoform X4, with protein sequence MLRIYQNSYRRTARKAVVYSTKVACCNHSTLCSITSHPRRSGNGNSSSNGQRHHEEFLLGGNPARGWQMPPPSRGYGMLVVRILRGALKLRYLVLGGAIGGGVSLSKKYEDWKDGLPDFKWLEDAMPQGERWSQFSRNLIEVGSLVKNAIDVAKDDLKAKTTVAALGITTDESRKKYEKLQSQVETLQTEIMNVQIKYQKELEKMEKENRELRQQYLILKTNKKTTAKKIKKSLIDMYSEVLDELSGYDTGYTMADHLPRVVVVGDQSSGKTSVLESIAKARIFPRGSGEMMTRAPVKVTLAEGPYHVAQFRDSDREYDLTKESDLQDLRRDVEFRMRASVRGGKTVSNEVIAMTVKGPGLQRMVLVDLPGIISTMTVDMASDTKDSIHQMTKHYMSNPNAIILCIQDGSVDAERSNVTDLVMQCDPLGRRTIFVLTKVDLAEELADPDRIRKILSGKLFPMKALGYYAVVTGRGRKDDSIDAIRQYEEDFFKNSKLFHRRGVIMPHQVTSRNLSLAVSDRFWKMVRETIEQQADAFKATRFNLETEWKNNFPRLRESGRDELFDKAKGEILDEVVTLSQISAKKWDDALNSKLWEKLSNYVFETIYLPAAQSDSFNTMVDIKLRQWAEMALPAKSVEAGWEALQLEFISLMERSKKTQDHDGIFDQLKAAVVDEAIRRHSWEDKAIDMLRVIQLNTLEDRFVHDKQEWDSAVKFLETSVNAKLVQTEETLGQMFGPGQWRRLTHWQYLTTDQQKRRSVKNELDKILKNDTKHLPTLTHDELTTVRKNLQRDSVDVDTDYIRQTWFPVYRKHFLQQALQRAKDCRKAYYLYTQQGAECEISCSDVVLFWRIQQVIKITGNALRQQVINREARRLDKEIKAVLDEFSDDEEKKAYLLTGKRVLLAEELIKVRQIQEKLEEFINSLNQEK encoded by the exons ATGTTGCGCATCTATCAGAATAGCTACCG GCGCACGGCGAGAAAAGCTGTTGTCTACTCCACCAAGGTCGCCTGCTGCAACCATTCCACGCTCTGCAGCATCACTAGTCATCCTCGTAGGAGTGGGAATGGGAACTCAAGCTCCAATGGCCAGCGGCACCACGAAGAGTTCCTGCTGGGTGGAAACCCCGCGAGGGGCTGGCAGATGCCTCCGCCGTCGCGTGGCTACGGGATGCTGGTGGTCCGCATCCTGCGAGGAGCCCTCAAGCTGCGCTACCTCGTCCTGGGCGGCGCCATCGGCGGGGGCGTGTCCCTCAGCAAG AAATACGAGGACTGGAAGGATGGCCTGCCGGACTTCAAGTGGCTGGAGGATGCCATGCCGCAGGGCGAGCGTTGGAGCCAGTTCTCCCGGAACCTCATCGAGGTGGGCTCCCTGGTGAAGAACGCCATCGATGTGG CTAAAGATGACTTAAAAGCCAAGACGACGGTGGCCGCCCTGGGCATCACCACCGATGAGAGTCGCAAGAAGTATG AGAAACTGCAGAGCCAGGTGGAGACGCTGCAGACGGAGATCATGAATGTGCAGATCAAGTACCAAAAGGAGCTGGAGAAGATGGAGAAGGAGAACCGCGAACTGCGCCAGCAATACCTCATACTCAAGACGAACAAAAAGACGACGGCAAAGAAGATCAAGAAATCCCTGATCGACATGTACTCGGAGGTGCTGGACGAGCTCTCCGGCTACGATACGGGCTACACCATGGCCGATCATCTGCCCCGCGTTGTGGTGGTGGGAGATCAGAGCAGCGGCAAGACTTCCGTCCTCGAATCCATTGCCAAGGCTCGCATCTTTCCGCGCGGCAGTGGAGAGATGATGACGCGGGCGCCAGTTAAAGTGACTCTGGCCGAAGGACCCTACCATGTGGCTCAGTTCCGAGACTCCGATAGGGAGTACGATTTGACCAAGGAGTCTGATCTGCAAGATTTGCGAAGGGATGTGGAGTTCCGCATGAGAGCCTCTGTGCGAGGCGGCAAAACTGTGAGCAATGAAGTGATTGCCATGACGGTTAAGGGTCCTGGGCTGCAGCGCATGGTTCTAGTGGATCTCCCAGGCATTATTTCG ACAATGACCGTAGACATGGCTTCGGACACCAAAGATTCGATTCACCAGATGACCAAGCATTATATGAGCAATCCCAACGCCATTATACTCTGCATTCAGGATGGATCTGTGGACGCGGAGCGCAGTAATGTCACCGATCTGGTCATGCAGTGCGATCCCCTGGGTCGACGCACCATTTTTGTGCTCACCAAGGTAGATCTGGCCGAGGAGCTCGCCGATCCGGATAGGATAAGGAAAATTCTCTCGGGCAAGCTCTTCCCCATGAAGGCTTTAGGTTACTATGCGGTTGTCACGGGTCGTGGTCGAAAGGATGATAGCATAGACGCCATTCGGCAGTACGAGGAGGACTTCTTCAAGAACTCCAAGCTCTTCCA TCGGCGCGGAGTTATCATGCCCCACCAGGTGACCAGCCGGAATTTGAGCTTAGCGGTCTCCGATCGCTTCTGGAAGATGGTGCGGGAAACCATTGAGCAGCAGGCTGATGCATTTAAGGCGACCAGATTCAATCTGGAAACCGAATGGAAGAACAACTTCCCCAG ATTGCGCGAATCTGGCCGAGATGAGCTGTTTGACAAGGCCAAGGGCGAGATTCTGGACGAGGTAGTGACGCTTTCGCAAATCTCGGCCAAAAAGTGGGACGACGCCCTCAACAGCAAGCTGTGGGAGAAGCTTTCCAACTATGTGTTTGAAACGATCTACCTGCCCGCCGCTCAGTCAG ATTCCTTCAACACGATGGTAGACATCAAGTTGCGCCAGTGGGCGGAGATGGCTCTGCCCGCCAAATCGGTAGAGGCTGGCTGGGAGGCCCTTCAGCTGGAGTTCATCTCGCTGATGGAGCGCTCGAAGAAGACGCAGGATCATGACGGCATCTTCGATCAGCTGAAGGCCGCCGTGGTGGACGAGGCCATTCGCCGGCACAGCTGGGAGGACAAGGCCATCGACATGCTGCGCGTGATTCAGCTAAACACGCTGGAGGATCGCTTTGTGCACGATAAGCAGGAGTGGGATTCGGCAGTCAAGTTCCTGGAGACTTCGGTCAATGCCAAGCTCGTCCAGACGGAGGAGACGCTGGGACAAATGTTCGGTCCGGGACAATGGCGACGCTTGACCCACTGGCAGTACCTGACGACGGATCAGCAGAAGAGGCGAAGCGTCAAGAATGAACTGGACAAAATACTCAAGAACGATACG AAACATTTGCCCACCCTGACTCATGACGAGCTGACGACGGTGCGCAAGAACCTGCAGCGTGATAGCGTGGATGTGGACACAGACTATATTAGGCAAACGTGGTTCCCGGTCTACAGAAA ACACTTCCTGCAGCAGGCATTGCAGAGGGCAAAGGATTGCCGCAAGGCCTACTATCTTTACACGCAGCAGGGCGCCGAGTGTGAG ATCTCCTGCAGCGACGTCGTGCTCTTCTGGCGCATCCAGCAGGTGATCAAGATAACGGGCAACGCGCTGCGGCAGCAGGTGATCAATCGCGAGGCGCGGCGACTGGACAAGGAGATCAAAGCGGTGCTGGACGAGTTTAGCGACGACGAGGAGAAGAAGGCATACCTGCTAACCGGCAAGCGCGTGCTGCTGGCCGAGGAACTAA TCAAAGTGCGACAGATCCAAGAGAAACTGGAGGAGTTCATCAATTCACTGAATCAGGAAAAGTAG